The Pungitius pungitius chromosome 21, fPunPun2.1, whole genome shotgun sequence genome includes the window GCTAATTTCATTCATGTGCGTTTCTGAGCGGACGCTCTGTCCGATAACTCGGGTCCAGGAAGGCTGACGGGAAATAAGTGAGCGGAGAGGTCCAGACGCCGAGCTCCACGTACATTcctcacacaggaagtgggacCGTAGCGCACAACAGTGCCCCTGCGCTGTGAAATAGGTCTcaagtgttgtgtttgtgtatgcagTGTGAGtctaaaggtgtgtgtgtgtggtttcaggGATCGATTGACAGGAAATGATGCTGTTGGAACTGCGTACCTGAACCTGGCCAAGATAGCCTCCTCCGGTGGAGAGATAGAAGGTGGGATTTTAGTTTTGAcctaaacattattattattattattattttatatctttGATGAAACCCCCATTTgaaacacaccttttttttctcctggaaTAGAGGAACATGCAGGAAATGGGGGGAAACCGTCATACGAAGGTTCACATgtggtctttttatttgtgttgcatGACATGAGGCGCGTTCAGCATGTTGTGTTTCGCCAAATCAGATTAACGAGTTCGCCGACGCTCCGCTTCAGGAGCCGCGTTCGCGTGATTGAGCCTTTTTGTAGTCGTAGCCCCCGCCGCTCACTAACCAAGCATTggctgtgtcccccccccccccccccccccccccccccccccacgcttcAGCCACCACTGACACTAACATCCACGCCTTGCTTGGTCCGTCGTAACCCGCCTGCGtgcgtctcctctcctcacagCCAACACGGGGGAGTCCGAGATGGGCTTCCTGCCCGTCTTCGGGCCGTGCTACGTCAACCTGTACGGGAGCCCCCGGGAGTTCACCGGCCTGCCGGACCCCTACGACGACCTCAACTACGGCAAAGTGGGGACCGGTCGCCGCGTCGCAACgtttgcctccccccccacacgttGGGTTTTCATGGCGCTCCTACGAATGTCTTTGCAGGGAGAGGGCGTGGCGTACCGGGGGAGGGTCCTGGTCGAGCTGTCCACGAAGCTGGAGGGCAAAGCGGACAAGAGCGTGGACGACGTGCACAGCGACGACGTGCTGGTGGTGCAGGTATTGAGCCGCCGAGGGGAATGCGTGACGTGGTTTTCCTTCTCTGGCGATGAATTTTTGAAACGTGTTCCACCTTCCTtgtgttcgccccccccccccccccccttcatcagaagtaccagaggaggaggaagtacaGTCTGTGTGCCGTCTTCCACAGCGCGTCCATGCTGCAGGAGCCAGGGGAGCCGATCCAGTTTGAGGTCAGCATCGGTAACTATGGCAACAAGCTGGACGCCACCTGCAAACCGCTGTCCTCCACCACTCAGTACAGTTGCGCCGTATTCGATGGTGAGCGAGCGAACTCGAAAGTGACGACGGCCGCCTTCTCGCGGAGAGGATTTTAAAATTGAAGTGGTTTTTATGTTGCCCAGGTAACCACTACCACTACCTGCCCTGGGTGAACACCAAGCCCGTGGTGGTCGTCCTCTCATCCTGGGAGGACATCAGCCACCGCCTGGACGCCGTCAACATCATCCTGTACATCGCTCACCGCCTGGTaaagctgctcctcctccttctccgtcATCTACCCATggatctgcatgtgtgtgcttgtttctgtgtgtgaggtTTTAAGACTTCTTCTTTTCGTTGGCTGCAGCAATCCAACCTGGACTTGTTTAAAGTCGCCATCGCGGCCAAAGTCTCCGACAAGGAACTGGTTGAGGTGTGGCTGACGTTGCTCAATCAGCTGGTGGAAGACATAGAAAGGTAAACGGAGGGACGCGGCGTTTTCATTTCTGATTTCCAACGAGGGATCATGGGCGTGAAGATTTAATCCCGCTCGGTGTAACGTGGCGTTTCCCCGTCAGCTTCCCGGTGCCGGCGCTGGAGGGCCAAGCCAACCTCACGGCGCTCGACCTCCAGATCAAGAAGCTGCGGGACAGCGCTTTGGCCAACATCAAGGACGGCGCCGCACGCATGAGGCAGGAGGCCACCGAGATCCGCGACACTCTGCCGGACCTGGAGTCCTGGGCGCAGAAGCTCGCGCTGCTGGCCGAGGAGGCGCGTACCCCGTAACaccggcgcggggggggggggggggggggggtttgtgttgaTTTGGCCGCATCCTGTAACTCTGGTTTCGTCCCTGCGCAGCCCCAGAACAGCATGCCCGACGTGATCGTCTGGATGCTGCGGGGGGAGAAGCGGGTGGCCTACTGTCGCATCCCGGCTCACCAGGTCCTCTACTCCAGCTACAGCGAGCAGGCCTGCGGGCGCCACTGCGGGAGGACGCAGACCGTCTTCATGCAGGTGAGACGCGCGGCGCCACAGAGCGCCGGCGGGTAGGAGCTAGGTTCTTTGTGCGGGGGGATCGGTCGCCCACCTGCTCTCTGTGCTCCCTTCAGTACCCCATGGACAAGAACAAGGGCGTCAAGGTGCCGGTTCAGATCCGAGTCAACATGTGGCTCGGTCTGTCGGCGAACGAGAAGAAGTTCAACTCCTACACCGAGGGGACCTTCAGCGTGTTCGCTGAGCTGGTACGTTCCTCCCaaatagaagagaaaaagagaggagggggggagagcaTCTGAAGGTCAACGCGCCGTCTTGTGCTCTTTCAGTACGAGAACCAGGCCCAGGTGTTTGGGAAGTGGGGGACGACCGGGCTGGTGGGGCGCCACAAATTCTCCGACGTCACGGGCAAACTGAAGCTGAAACAAGAGTTCTTCATGCCGCCGAGGGGGTGGGAATGGGAAGCTGATTGGTTCATCGACCCGGAGAGAgcgtgagtttttttttaaattaaaattttaATTTCCTCTTGAATTCAGACGAGAGAAAGAGCACAAGGTGTTTGTCTCAATGTGGTGGCGGGTTTATGTTCCTTCTCCAGTGAACATGCGTTCTGTGGACCTTTTTTTTAGAGCTTCTTCTGTTTACATTCCTCTCGCCCTTGATAAGCGAGTACCAGACCGCGCCAAACACTTTAACTGTTTCCGTCCCGTACAGAAGGGGGACTTCATATATCCAGCTTATTTCAAGAAGGTCGCGACGGggcacatatttttttttagcttatcTACGTCCTTCATATCGTAAGCAAAGCAtttcaataaatcaaaaaatgaagaatTGTTGTGCAGTGCAGCAAGAGGCTTCGTTTGGTATTAGTGCACAGCATAAGTGTGCAATACAACAAAAACGACCACTGGATTGTGCCAAAGATCTTCAAAGGAGACCTTCGCCGTGTTGGTTTCAACGTCTCACTCTGCCGTGTTTCAGCCTCCTGACGGAGGCGGACGCAGGACACACGGACTTCATGGACGAGGTTTACCAAAACGAGACCCGCTTCCCCGGCGGCGAGTGGAAGGCCGCCTCCGAGCCGTTCACCGACGTGGTGAGCGGACCGCACGCCACCCCTGCGACACGACACGAGCGCACGCTGCGGCCCACGCGTAGCGGAAAGTGAATGTGCGGGTTTTTGTGTTGCACAGAATGGGGAGCTGAGTCGAAACCCTGCAGAGTTCGAATGTCCTGCAGGATGGACGTGGGGGGACAAGTGGACGGTGGACGACAACAGAGCTGTGGACGATCAAGGTGCCGCCCTTTTCCTCGGTGGTCCTCCAGCTGTTTGTCGGCACGAGGagtttgtgtgtgattgtgtgtgtgtgtgtctgcacaggtTGGGAGTACGGAGTCACTATTCCCCCAGACAACAAGCCCCGGTCCTGGGTCTCTGCGGAGAAGGTCTACCACATCCACCGCCGCAGGAGGCTGGTCCGGCCCCGCAAGAGAGCCGCACTTGCCGCAGGAGCCGCCGCGCCGGTCAGAATTGGGTCACCTGACAGAATTTACATTTCACGTAGGACGTTTTTTGAGCGACGTTGTCCTTGGTTACAGAAGCGGGACCAAGGGGACCCCGAGGGCTGGGAGTtctcctctctgattggctggaagTTCCACAGGAAGGAGCGCTCGTCGGACACCTTCCGTCGCAGGCGGTGGCGGCGGAAGATGGCGCCGGAGGAGCGGCTTGGAGCGTCCGCCATTTTCCAGCTGGAGGGGGCGCTGGTGAGTGACGAGGCGGCGCTCAGTCGAGGTCGGTTTTCATAAAGGTACCATCCGTCCACCAGAGGCCCGGCGTTAGTGACCCGGATCTCGTGCCGGTCGCTGTCGGCCAGCTATTTGCTTTAggcgcctttttttttgtgtttgtcagcGCGTGACGCAAAGCCCTGAGGCGCCTGTTTGCGTTTGCTCTGCAGGGTGTCGACACCGAGGAGAAGGGCTCGAAGGCCGACGTCACCAAGCTGTTTGGCGCCAACACGCCCACCGTGTCCTGCTCCTTTGACCGTGAGGGTCCAGACGGCGGCGCTTCTCCTGGAGCACGGACGCACACATGTGCATAACGGGCCTGTTGTTTTCTCTCCACAGGGTCCTACGCGTACCACCTGCGCGTGTACATCTATCAGGCCCAGAACTTGGCGTCTATGGACAAAGACAGTTTTTCCGGTCAGCTGCTACACAGTGGtccaaaaaaaatcattttgatgATTTGGTTCGTCATTGAAAAATGTCTGATGTGAAGAGACATTAAAGGGTGTCTTCTCCTCGCAGATCCGTACGCACACGTCTCCTTCCTGCACGTCAGTAAGACCACGGAGAAGCTGAAGGCCACCCTGAACCCCACCTGGGACCAAACTCTGATCTTCAATGATGTGGAGATTTTCGGGGACCCGCAGAACGTTGCTCAGCTTCCTCCTGATGTCGTCGTGGAGTTCTTCGACAATGACCAAGTGGTACACAGAGAAGTATTTGTTCAACTAAATATGTGGGGCCGTCAGAACCGAATCGATGGACCCTTTGACGTTTAACTGTAGATTACTGCATATAACGGGGGACACAGTGAAACATATTTCCCTTAAACTTGAAAGAACCATGAATGAATTGATGTGAAGCAGAGATTGTAACGCGTGTCCTCAGGGGAAGGACGAGCCGCTGGGCCGCAGTGTTTGCGCCCCGCTGGTGAAGTTGCATCCGGGCATGGACCAGACACCCAAACTGCTGTGGTACCCCATCATCCAGAAAGGTCACAAGGCCGGGGAGGCCCTGCTGGCGGCCGAACTCATCCTCAAAGACAaggtttgtcccccccccccggagataGAGGAGAAATCCCTTTCTGGACTCATGCTCTCCTGCTTCTCTCCTTCGCAGTCGGGCGAAACAGAACTTCCCCTGTTTCCCCCCAAGAGGGCAGAAAACCTCTACATGGTCCCTCAGGGCATCCGGCCTGTGGTGCAGCTCACTGCCGTGGAGGTACGGCGTGActtttagaccccccccccccccgcctccccatcCCCTCCCTCTGAGCTGATGTGCGACGTGTCACCACCGTGAcctttctctccctgtgtgcAGATCCTGGCGTGGGGCCTGAGGAACATGAAGCCGTTCCAGCTGGCCTCGGTGTCCTCCCCAAGCCTGGTGGTGGagtgtgggggggtgagggtggaGTCGGCGGTCATCAAGAACATGAAGAAGAGCCCCAACTTCCCCAGCTCTGTCCTCTTCATCAAAGTGGTAATAGCACTTGTCTGCAGGGGGACAAACGATGTTGATCTTCTGCATCTCAAGGGGTTTTGGGGCTTTTAAACAATTCTGTGAACTCACAATGCATTTCTGTATGCAGCTCCTTCCAAAGGAGGAGATGTACACGCCCCCCATTGTGCTGAAGGTGATTGACCACCGTCCGTTCGGCCGGAAGCCCGTGGTGGGTCAGTGCACCATCACGACGCTGCAGCAGTTCAGATGCGACCCGTACGTCGTCACCGCAGACGGCGCCATGTCCTCCAAAAGTAAGCAAAGTTCCCACGAGTGACCTGGATTCAAACGAGGCCGCGAGCACTGCTCTCACCTTCTCCTCGAAACCCTTTTTTTAACAGTGGCGCTGATGGCTGCTCCTTCCGCACATCTCGCCATTAACATGGAGGAGAAGAGACCACTGCTGGAAACTCAGGTACACGCCCTCCGACAATTTAATGTCGCGATGTGTTGCCCCGGTGCGTCCTTCCTTCGTGTCACTATGAAGTGCATAATTTGGCTCTCTAGTCAAATTTGACGGGCTCGCTTACTCTGGCTTACAGTTCTTGTTCAGTATGTCTGCTGCTCTCGACAAAATGGCCCCACATACCTCCCACTTTGTATGTATGGTTCATTTTTATAGCTTTCTAATCAAAGCGGCTGAGCGCTGCGGCTGGCTCCTTTGAGGCCGCGTGATTAAGCTTCGCACAGCATTTAGTTTGCATGTAAGTTACTTTTACCAAGAACACAGTTTCATTTAATTCACCTGAAGCAAAGAAATTTACTTGACTTTATTTAACTTTGTTAAAAAGAGGATTGATGCACACTTTCATGTCCAAAGGCTACCGCCAGCATCTGATTAGCTTAGCATTCAGTCAGGAAATAGCTTCTGTTTATTggattgatttagttttttttttttttagttttttttttacacttgttCTGTTTTCACACTTTTATTGTAATATGAATGTATCAAACGAGATGTAGCTTGTTAAGTAGTGAGCTTCAGAGGTGAAGGATGTGTAGCCTCGGCGAGCTAACTGCGTCTCTCCTGTTTCTGATGGTGATGCTAAAGCTGCTGGCAGTAGCTTCATTTATAGAATGCATCAATCATCACATTCAGATTCTCTTGCAGGCCCTTTTGTTCCAACTTCCTTTTTAGATGGTTAAATTGCAAcctctttgtctccttttcaAACTTTCTTTCACTGTTATTACTTCCTTGTCAGCACACACCTGTTgtcactgcagtgtgtgtgtgtgtgagcgtactTTTGACCTCTGTTTTGTGTCTCGTTGCATCTTCGTTCTCCGAAGCTTGAAGAGAAGGTGAGCGTAAACAAGTGGAAGCAGAATTTTAGTGTCATGAACTGCTGTCATGTATGATGTTCAACAACGATCAACTCCACATTCAGGAAAAAGAGACGGTCGACTGGTGGAGTAAGTTCTACGCGTCGACTGGAGACCATCAGAAGTGTGGCCCTTACCTCCAAAAAGGCTACGACACCCTTAGAGTGGGTTTGCTTGATCTCTTCATACACGTGacagaccctttttttttttttatagttttacTTCACATTTCTTGTGCGTCTCGTCCGTGATCCCCACTAAGTGTGacttgaatgcacacacacacacacacacacacacaaacacgtgtcCTCAGGTGTACGACTGCGAGCTCGAGGACGTGCCGGCGTTCAAAGGCCTGACGGATTTCTGCAGCACCTTCAAACTGCATCGCGGCAAGAATGAAAACGGGGACGACGACCCGTCGGTGGTGGGAGAGCTGAAGGTAGAAACCTCCTCGACTCGAGGCCCCAGACTCCACGACCTCAaactgtttgtgcgtgtttgtgtcaagctgtgtgtttgtgctcctgcaCGTGCAGGCTTCATTCAAGGTTTACCCGCTGCCGGACGACCCGGGCgtcgcccccccgccccgtcagTTCAGAGAGCTGCCGGAGAGCGGCCCTCAGGAGTGCCTGGTCAGGATCTACGTGGTCCGAGGCATCGACCTGCAGCCCAAAGACAACAACGGCAGGGTGAGGATACGCGTGTTTTACCAGCAGTAGAAGCAGGCTTCAGCGGAGCtctgaactctctctctctctctctctctctctcctgctcagtgCGATCCTTACGTAAAGATCTCCCTGGGTAAGAACACGCTGGACGACCGAGACCATTACCTGCCCAACACCACCAGCCCCGTGTTTGGAAGGTACCAACGTGACGGATGTGTTGATCTTCCAGATCACGTTTACCGTTGAAGGGTGAACGCGGCGAACCTTCTCACACgctccttttttgtgtgtttaggaTGTTTGAGATGACGTGTTTCCTGCCTCAGGACAAGGATCTGAAGATCTCCGTCTACGATTACGATCTCCTGAGTCGCGACGAGAAGGTCGGCGAGACGGTGATTGACCTGGAGAACCGCTTCCTGTCCAGATACAACTCCTACTGCGGCCTGCCACAGACCTACTGCATGTGAGGGAGATTCAGGAGGCTCGCGAGAACCTGGGGTTGAGGTCCATGAtctcattttcctgtttttttttttgtgtcagttCTGGTATCAACAAGTGGAGGGACCAGCTGAAGCCGTCTGAGGTCCTGGCCAACCTGGCTCGTCTGAAAGGTCTGTCCAAACCCCGGACGGAAGACAACGGCACGTCTCTCGCATTCAACGGCAGAGAATACACTCTGGCTCAGTTCGGTACGTCTTCTAGCGATGGTCGACTATTGGGAGGACCTCAAACACTTCTAGTGGTTTGCATTGTACGCTCCCTAAAGGGTTCCTAAAGAGGCCTTTGCGTGGATCAACAGTGTCTAATCTAGACGTGACTTGCTCTGACCCCCCCAGAGGCCCACACGGAGGTCCAcgagcacctgggcccggccCGAGAGCGCCTGTGCCTGCACGTGCTGCGGGAACAGGGACTGGTCCCCGAACACGTGGAGGCCAGGACCCTCTACAGCTCCTTCCAGCCCAACATCTCCCAGGTTGGACCCCCACAGCGCCGACGTGTCCGTCCACTGTCCGGCCTGACCGCTGCTTCctgaaaccttttttaaaatgtatttatttctcatACCGTGCTCAATTAGGGAGTGCTTCAGATGTGGGTGGACGTTTTCCCGAAAAGCATCGGCTCCCCCGGTCCTCCCTTTGACATCACGCCGCGCAAGCCGAAGAAGTGAGTGCCGCGCTccgcgagccccccccccccccccggtccctccATAAAGGAGGCTCCGTTAATGCCTGCTGGTTGTTTCAGGTACTTCCTGCGCGCCGTCATCTGGAACACCACGGACGTGACGTTGGACGAGACCAGCATCACGGGAGAACGCATGAGCGACATCTACGTCAAAGGGTACAGCTGATGAATACTTTTAAGTAAAGGGTCTTCAGAAGGTCGAGTGCTCACGCCTGCCGTTCCCTTTGCCAGCTGGATGCCGGGCATGGAGGAGAACAAGCAGAAGACAGACGTTCACTACAGGTCTCTGGACGGGGACGGAAACTTCAACTGGCGCTTCGTCTTCGACTTCGAGTACCTGCCGGCCGAGCAGCTCTGCCTGGTTTCCAAGAAGGTGAGTTCTGGTCCGGTCTGAGTCAGTGAACGATCGGCCCGAAGTGAAATGAGCAGCGTTTTTGAAAACGAAGACGTTttgctgtgttctttttttgtagGAACAATTCTGGAGTCTCGACAAAACAGAGTTCAGGATTCCGCCCAAACTGATTGTCCAGATTTGGGATAACGACAAATTCTCACTGGATGACTACCTCGGTGAGACGCCGCGCCTTTGCAGTTCATCAAAGATCTCTTTCCAGCGTGCGTTCATCGTCTAACGCTCTGTGGTCTCAGGCACCGTGGAGCTGGACCTGCGGAACCTGGTTGCTCCGGCGAAGAGCCCGGAGAAGTGCTCTCTGAAGATGATGGAGGATCTGGAAATGGGAGTTCCAAACAAACTGGAGCGAGCCAAGTCTCTGTTTGCCCAGCAGTCCGTGCGAGGCTGGTGGCCGTGTTCCATTGAACAAGCTGGGGAGAAGGTCCTGGGCGTAAGTATCAATAGTGACGCGttctttactttttaaaaaaatgtaaatcaacaaATGCATTCCTGCATCTCGGCTTTGTTCTTATTGGTCGATGGACACATTTTaatctaaaagaaaaacagggaaaCTTTGTTCTTTAAAATCAGAATGTTACTCTGCTTCAGTTTCAGTCCAAAGAAAGTACTCCAGTGTATCGTTGCCTGCAGAAGGTTCTGATCCTTTTTTATTCCGTCGCTGCACCGTACTTCTCCAACGATGGC containing:
- the LOC119213376 gene encoding myoferlin-like isoform X2 produces the protein MLRVVVESAKGLPKKKLGLPDPVASVIFKDEKKKTKSIDNELNPVWNEALEFDLKGIGLDSSSFVDVIVKDYETIGKDKFIGTTKIPLRDLASGQMRSLPSKNVPLVDESGQNIGATINVAIGYTPPANAAPNLNDQAGDATVDGGGGGGGGEEGGETSPDGGQSGSAGVPSPAGQSVNPRQKTGWAQSSRRLVDKPQDFQVRVRIIEARQLSGNNIKPVVKVNVCGQTHRTRIKKGNNPFFDEIFFFNVHMLPSDLFDKHISFRVYDSYSLRADSLTGEFKLDVGHVYDEPAHCVMRKWLLLNDPDDSSSGARGYLKVSLFVVGAGDEAPVEKRDSCDDQDDIETNLLLPAGVTLRWATLSLKVFRAEDVPQMDDTFVQSMKELFGADENKKNLVDPFLEARFAGKKLCTRIIEKNANPEWNQVLNLQAKFPSMCERVKLTVFDWDRLTGNDAVGTAYLNLAKIASSGGEIEEEHAGNGGKPSYEANTGESEMGFLPVFGPCYVNLYGSPREFTGLPDPYDDLNYGKGEGVAYRGRVLVELSTKLEGKADKSVDDVHSDDVLVVQKYQRRRKYSLCAVFHSASMLQEPGEPIQFEVSIGNYGNKLDATCKPLSSTTQYSCAVFDGNHYHYLPWVNTKPVVVVLSSWEDISHRLDAVNIILYIAHRLQSNLDLFKVAIAAKVSDKELVEVWLTLLNQLVEDIESFPVPALEGQANLTALDLQIKKLRDSALANIKDGAARMRQEATEIRDTLPDLESWAQKLALLAEEPQNSMPDVIVWMLRGEKRVAYCRIPAHQVLYSSYSEQACGRHCGRTQTVFMQYPMDKNKGVKVPVQIRVNMWLGLSANEKKFNSYTEGTFSVFAELYENQAQVFGKWGTTGLVGRHKFSDVTGKLKLKQEFFMPPRGWEWEADWFIDPERALLTEADAGHTDFMDEVYQNETRFPGGEWKAASEPFTDVNGELSRNPAEFECPAGWTWGDKWTVDDNRAVDDQGWEYGVTIPPDNKPRSWVSAEKVYHIHRRRRLVRPRKRAALAAGAAAPKRDQGDPEGWEFSSLIGWKFHRKERSSDTFRRRRWRRKMAPEERLGASAIFQLEGALGVDTEEKGSKADVTKLFGANTPTVSCSFDRSYAYHLRVYIYQAQNLASMDKDSFSDPYAHVSFLHVSKTTEKLKATLNPTWDQTLIFNDVEIFGDPQNVAQLPPDVVVEFFDNDQVGKDEPLGRSVCAPLVKLHPGMDQTPKLLWYPIIQKGHKAGEALLAAELILKDKSGETELPLFPPKRAENLYMVPQGIRPVVQLTAVEILAWGLRNMKPFQLASVSSPSLVVECGGVRVESAVIKNMKKSPNFPSSVLFIKVLLPKEEMYTPPIVLKVIDHRPFGRKPVVGQCTITTLQQFRCDPYVVTADGAMSSKMALMAAPSAHLAINMEEKRPLLETQEKETVDWWSKFYASTGDHQKCGPYLQKGYDTLRVYDCELEDVPAFKGLTDFCSTFKLHRGKNENGDDDPSVVGELKASFKVYPLPDDPGVAPPPRQFRELPESGPQECLVRIYVVRGIDLQPKDNNGRCDPYVKISLGKNTLDDRDHYLPNTTSPVFGRMFEMTCFLPQDKDLKISVYDYDLLSRDEKVGETVIDLENRFLSRYNSYCGLPQTYCISGINKWRDQLKPSEVLANLARLKGLSKPRTEDNGTSLAFNGREYTLAQFEAHTEVHEHLGPARERLCLHVLREQGLVPEHVEARTLYSSFQPNISQGVLQMWVDVFPKSIGSPGPPFDITPRKPKKYFLRAVIWNTTDVTLDETSITGERMSDIYVKGWMPGMEENKQKTDVHYRSLDGDGNFNWRFVFDFEYLPAEQLCLVSKKEQFWSLDKTEFRIPPKLIVQIWDNDKFSLDDYLGTVELDLRNLVAPAKSPEKCSLKMMEDLEMGVPNKLERAKSLFAQQSVRGWWPCSIEQAGEKVLGGKVEMTLEIIGEELADEKPAGKGRDEPNMNPKLDPPKRPDTSFFWFTNPCKTMKFIVWKRFRCLFIVLVLLTIVVLFLAILLYSLPNYISMKIVKPLQ
- the LOC119213376 gene encoding myoferlin-like isoform X3, producing MLRVVVESAKGLPKKKLGLPDPVASVIFKDEKKKTKSIDNELNPVWNEALEFDLKGIGLDSSSFVDVIVKDYETIGKDKFIGTTKIPLRDLASGQMRSLPSKNVPLVDESGQNIGATINVAIGYTPPANAAPNLNDQAGDATVDGGGGGGGGEEGGETSPDGGQSGSAGVPSPAGQSVNPRQKTGWAQSSRRLVDKPQDFQVRVRIIEARQLSGNNIKPVVKVNVCGQTHRTRIKKGNNPFFDEIFFFNVHMLPSDLFDKHISFRVYDSYSLRADSLTGEFKLDVGHVYDEPAHCVMRKWLLLNDPDDSSSGARGYLKVSLFVVGAGDEAPVEKRDSCDDQDDIETNLLLPAGVTLRWATLSLKVFRAEDVPQMDDTFVQSMKELFGADENKKNLVDPFLEARFAGKKLCTRIIEKNANPEWNQVLNLQAKFPSMCERVKLTVFDWDRLTGNDAVGTAYLNLAKIASSGGEIEANTGESEMGFLPVFGPCYVNLYGSPREFTGLPDPYDDLNYGKGEGVAYRGRVLVELSTKLEGKADKSVDDVHSDDVLVVQKYQRRRKYSLCAVFHSASMLQEPGEPIQFEVSIGNYGNKLDATCKPLSSTTQYSCAVFDGNHYHYLPWVNTKPVVVVLSSWEDISHRLDAVNIILYIAHRLQSNLDLFKVAIAAKVSDKELVEVWLTLLNQLVEDIESFPVPALEGQANLTALDLQIKKLRDSALANIKDGAARMRQEATEIRDTLPDLESWAQKLALLAEEPQNSMPDVIVWMLRGEKRVAYCRIPAHQVLYSSYSEQACGRHCGRTQTVFMQYPMDKNKGVKVPVQIRVNMWLGLSANEKKFNSYTEGTFSVFAELYENQAQVFGKWGTTGLVGRHKFSDVTGKLKLKQEFFMPPRGWEWEADWFIDPERALLTEADAGHTDFMDEVYQNETRFPGGEWKAASEPFTDVNGELSRNPAEFECPAGWTWGDKWTVDDNRAVDDQGWEYGVTIPPDNKPRSWVSAEKVYHIHRRRRLVRPRKRAALAAGAAAPKRDQGDPEGWEFSSLIGWKFHRKERSSDTFRRRRWRRKMAPEERLGASAIFQLEGALGVDTEEKGSKADVTKLFGANTPTVSCSFDRSYAYHLRVYIYQAQNLASMDKDSFSDPYAHVSFLHVSKTTEKLKATLNPTWDQTLIFNDVEIFGDPQNVAQLPPDVVVEFFDNDQVGKDEPLGRSVCAPLVKLHPGMDQTPKLLWYPIIQKGHKAGEALLAAELILKDKSGETELPLFPPKRAENLYMVPQGIRPVVQLTAVEILAWGLRNMKPFQLASVSSPSLVVECGGVRVESAVIKNMKKSPNFPSSVLFIKVLLPKEEMYTPPIVLKVIDHRPFGRKPVVGQCTITTLQQFRCDPYVVTADGAMSSKMALMAAPSAHLAINMEEKRPLLETQLEEKEKETVDWWSKFYASTGDHQKCGPYLQKGYDTLRVYDCELEDVPAFKGLTDFCSTFKLHRGKNENGDDDPSVVGELKASFKVYPLPDDPGVAPPPRQFRELPESGPQECLVRIYVVRGIDLQPKDNNGRCDPYVKISLGKNTLDDRDHYLPNTTSPVFGRMFEMTCFLPQDKDLKISVYDYDLLSRDEKVGETVIDLENRFLSRYNSYCGLPQTYCISGINKWRDQLKPSEVLANLARLKGLSKPRTEDNGTSLAFNGREYTLAQFEAHTEVHEHLGPARERLCLHVLREQGLVPEHVEARTLYSSFQPNISQGVLQMWVDVFPKSIGSPGPPFDITPRKPKKYFLRAVIWNTTDVTLDETSITGERMSDIYVKGWMPGMEENKQKTDVHYRSLDGDGNFNWRFVFDFEYLPAEQLCLVSKKEQFWSLDKTEFRIPPKLIVQIWDNDKFSLDDYLGTVELDLRNLVAPAKSPEKCSLKMMEDLEMGVPNKLERAKSLFAQQSVRGWWPCSIEQAGEKVLGGKVEMTLEIIGEELADEKPAGKGRDEPNMNPKLDPPKRPDTSFFWFTNPCKTMKFIVWKRFRCLFIVLVLLTIVVLFLAILLYSLPNYISMKIVKPLQ